The Terriglobia bacterium DNA window TCACCCGCTCGGCCAGACGCTGATCGTGACGGCCGGCTGCGGGCTCGCGCAGCGGTGGGGAGGGCCGATCGAAGAGATTCGGCCGGGTGACGTGATCTGGTTCCCGCCGGGAGAAAAGCACTGGCACGGCGCCACGGCCACCACCGCCATGACGCACTTCGCCATCCAGGAACGGCTCGATGGGAGGACCGTGGACTGGCTGGAGAAGGTCAGCGACGAGCAATACCGAGCCCGATGAAGGAGGATCAGGGCCGGCCCATTGCGAATCGGCATTCTCGGATCGGGATCGTGGTGAGGTGCTGTTCGGCGTCTTCGACGCGAGGCGCGGGGCCCACCGGCCGAGCTCGGTCTACTGCGGCGACGACCGAGGCGCGAAGGACGTGGCGGCGACGCTGATCCGCGGCGAGTCAGGTCGACCCTATCCGGATCCGGAACGTCGCCCCTTCTCCCGGCGCGCTCTCTGCGGCGATCGTTCCCCCGTGCGCCTCCACGATCTCGCGGGCCAGGCCCAGGCCGACGCCGCCGGTGTTCCGGGCCCGGCTACGGTCCGCGCGGAAGAAGGGGGTGAACAGGCGGGCCTGGTCCTCGGGCGCGATCCCGATGCCCCGGTCGCGGACCTCGATCGTGAGGGTGGCGCCCTCGGCCCGGGCCGCCAGGACGACCGGCCGGTCGGCGTCGGAGTACGCGCAGGCGTTGTCGAGGAGGTTGTCGACGGCGCGCCGCAGCAGGGCGGGGTCGGCCAGGATCCCGGGGAGCGCGCCCACGATCTCGAC harbors:
- a CDS encoding cupin domain-containing protein, encoding MDIERSGSRPSGEGPAEYFTGAVRVDPLFQAPDPARVVGASVTFEPGARTAWHTHPLGQTLIVTAGCGLAQRWGGPIEEIRPGDVIWFPPGEKHWHGATATTAMTHFAIQERLDGRTVDWLEKVSDEQYRAR